One Scomber scombrus chromosome 4, fScoSco1.1, whole genome shotgun sequence genomic region harbors:
- the foxb2 gene encoding forkhead box protein B2 — protein sequence MPRPGKNSYSDQKPPYSYISLTAMAIQNSTEKMLPLSDIYKFIMDRFPYYRENTQRWQNSLRHNLSFNDCFIKIPRRPDQPGKGSFWALHPDCGDMFENGSFLRRRKRFKVLRAEHMACKSSPMMHYFHHHHHHPGSKLGTASSHHDHSAGPASSVGRLPHFQGYGGIACGQPGGFKHPFAIENIIGRDYKGVMASGLPLTSVMHHLGYPVPPQLSSVVNSMWPHVGMLSESMGGVSMPASSEYAPFGVSAKGLYHNANGQTLPAVPVPIKPTPSLGPVPGLTGLQSGPAQLCTPASVMEKSDLLEGKGNPLHPALLLS from the coding sequence ATGCCCCGTCCCGGGAAGAACTCATACAGCGACCAGAAGCCCCCATACTCCTATATATCTCTGACAGCGATGGCTATCCAGAACTCGACCGAGAAGATGCTGCCTCTGAGTGACATTTATAAGTTCATCATGGACCGGTTTCCGTATTATCGAGAGAATACCCAACGATGGCAGAATTCCCTGCGACACAACCTTTCCTTTAACGACTGCTTCATTAAGATCCCTCGGCGGCCCGACCAGCCAGGTAAAGGCAGTTTTTGGGCTCTGCACCCAGACTGTGGGGACATGTTTGAGAATGGCAGCTTCCTGAGGAGACGGAAGCGCTTCAAGGTGCTGCGCGCTGAGCATATGGCCTGCAAAAGCTCCCCGATGATGCACTACttccatcaccatcaccaccacccgGGCAGCAAGCTGGGCACAGCATCCAGCCACCACGACCACTCAGCCGGCCCTGCAAGCTCCGTGGGTCGGCTCCCTCACTTTCAAGGTTATGGGGGCATTGCTTGCGGACAACCCGGCGGGTTTAAACACCCATTCGCCATCGAGAACATTATAGGTCGGGACTACAAGGGTGTGATGGCAAGCGGGCTCCCTCTCACCTCGGTCATGCACCATTTGGGTTACCCGGTGCCCCCGCAGCTCAGCAGTGTGGTCAATTCCATGTGGCCGCACGTCGGGATGCTGTCGGAGTCCATGGGTGGCGTATCCATGCCTGCATCCTCCGAGTACGCGCCCTTCGGTGTATCAGCAAAGGGCCTGTACCACAATGCCAACGGGCAAACACTGCCTGCCGTCCCCGTGCCAATAAAACCCACCCCGTCCCTGGGTCCTGTGCCCGGTTTGACGGGGCTGCAGTCCGGACCGGCTCAGCTCTGCACCCCGGCTTCAGTGATGGAGAAAAGCGATCTGCTGGAGGGCAAAGGCAACCCTCTCCACCCGGCTCTCCTGCTGTCCTAA